A genomic window from Elaeis guineensis isolate ETL-2024a chromosome 3, EG11, whole genome shotgun sequence includes:
- the LOC105041171 gene encoding uncharacterized protein isoform X1 has protein sequence MADKPSRALVIYGDGHAPLLSPSHAHLNSFASRASCGFLSLRTPPPTVSESEDDRVVRELAQLLDAYDFYTARNGQHEEADAYANPKESSILTVSQRFNGLRAAIITACPNVRSFARELGFSVLKIDELIMQNDPFEKHPQELPEELTSKLLKLLGFAGGKVLEKSEFDLVILHIRTSEKSKDLKEKMVDGTGVDWLNMLIGGIMQATQPGLDIASRLHFSIILSYGTVSASQDSCSFILNSGTETNSSLSFLRPCQSYNMKGGKILDGIRRHHPMLIAQWQEGVTRRDMAMEFSFKEFKERGGNLAILADRFLHEVAFKLWKAPKYGA, from the exons ATGGCCGACAAGCCAAGCCGGGCGCTGGTGATATACGGGGACGGCCACgctcctctgctctctccctcTCATGCCCATCTCAATTCATTTGCCTCTCGGGCCTCCTGCGGCTTTCTTTCGCTACGGACTCCCCCTCCCACCG TCTCAGAGTCTGAAGATGACAGAGTGGTTAGAGAACTAGCACAGTTATTGGACGCATATGATTTCTATACAGCAAGG AATGGACAACATGAAGAAGCAGATGCTTATGCGAATCCGAAGGAATCTTCCATCCTGACAGTGTCACAGAG GTTTAATGGTTTGAGAGCTGCTATAATTACTGCTTGCCCAAATGTTAGATCTTTTGCTAGAGAGCTTGGTTTCAGTGTGTTGAAAATTGATGAGTTGATCATGCAAAATGATCCCTTTGAGAAACACCCTCAAGAACTTCCTGAAGAATTAACATCTAAGTTACTAAAGTTGCTAGGCTTTGCTGGAGGGAAAGTTCTTGAAAAAAGCGAGTTTGATCTCGTGATTTTGCACATCAGAACTAGTGAAAAGTCAAAAGATCTGAAAGAAAAGATGGTCGATGGCACTGGTGTTGATTGGCTCAACATGCTTATAGGTGGAATTATGCAAGCAACACAGCCTGGATTAGATATTGCTTCTCGTCTACACTTCTCGATCATATTGAGTTATGGAACTGTTTCTGCAAGCCAGGATAGTTGCTCCTTTATTTTGAACTCTGGAACAGAAACAAATTCCAGTCTATCTTTTCTTCGCCCTTGTCAAAGTTATAACATGAAAGGAGGAAAAATATTAGATGGCATCAG GCGTCACCATCCAATGCTAATTGCGCAATGGCAGGAGGGAGTAACCCGCAGGGATATGGCTATGGAATTCTCTTTTAAAGAATTTAAGGAG
- the LOC105041173 gene encoding small ribosomal subunit protein RACK1z has product MAETLVLKGTLRGHSGAVTAIAAPLDNSDMVVSSSRDKSVLVWHLTKDSPAAAAGEPGGSAYGVPRRRLTGHSHFVQDVVLSSDGQFALSGSWDGELRLWDLATGATTRRFVGHTKDVLSVAFSVDNRQIVSASRDRTIKLWNTLGECKYTIQDADAHTNWVSCVRFSPNTFQPTIVSGSWDRTVKVWNLTNCKLRSTLTGHGGYVNAVAVSPDGSLCASGGKDGVTLLWDLAEGKRLYSLDAGAIIYALCFSPNRYWLCAATQDSVKIWDLESKSIVQDLKPETPTSKNQILYCTSLNWSADGSTLFTGYTDGVIRVWGISRY; this is encoded by the exons ATGGCAGAGACACTGGTCCTTAAGGGCACCCTGCGCGGCCACTCGGGCGCGGTGACGGCGATCGCCGCCCCGCTGGACAACTCCGACATGGTCGTCTCCTCCTCGCGCGACAAGTCCGTCCTCGTCTGGCACCTCACCAAGGACtcccccgccgccgccgccggcgaACCCGGCGGCTCCGCTTACGGCGTCCCCCGCCGCCGCCTCACCGGCCACTCCCACTTCGTCCAGGACGTGGTCCTCTCCTCCGACGGACAGTTCGCCCTCTCCGGCTCCTGGGACGGGGAGCTCCGCCTTTGGGACCTTGCCACCGGCGCCACCACCCGCCGCTTCGTCGGCCACACCAAGGACGTCCTCTCCGTCGCCTTCTCCGTCGACAACCGCCAAATCGTCTCCGCCTCCCGGGACCGCACCATCAAGCTCTGGAACACCCTCGGCGAGTGCAAGTACACCATCCAGGACGCCGACGCCCACACCAACTGGGTCAGCTGCGTCCGCTTCAGCCCCAACACCTTCCAGCCCACCATCGTCTCCGGCTCATGGGATCGCACCGTCAAGGTCTGGAACCTCACCAACTGCAAGCTTCGCTCCACCCTCACTGGCCACGGCGGCTACGTCAACGCCGTCGCCGTTAGCCCGGACGGTTCCCTCTGCGCCAGCGGCGGGAAGGACGGGGTCACGCTGCTCTGGGACTTGGCTGAGGGGAAGAGGCTCTACTCGCTTGATGCTGGGGCCATCATTTATGCTCTCTGCTTCAGCCCCAACCGCTACTGGCTCTGCGCTGCCACCCAGGACAGCGTCAAGATCTGGGACCTCGAGAGCAAGTCCATCGTCCAGGATCTCAAGCCGGAGACTCCCACCAGCAAGAACCAG ATTCTATACTGCACAAGCTTGAACTGGAGTGCTGATGGAAGCACACTGTTTACTGGCTACACCGATGGTGTTATCAGGGTGTGGGGCATTTCTCGTTATTAG
- the LOC105041175 gene encoding ABC transporter G family member 7 — protein MVGIGGKGLGQLLAALAAAFFLRAITGPGPALAPEEEEQSDDAGKIADDEEAPDSAKVFPVTIQWSGITCSLSDKRGKTVRFLLTNVSGEAKPGRLLAIMGPSGSGKTTLLNVLAGQLAASPRLRLTGHLDVNGRPRTTGGYKIAYVRQEDLFFSQLTVRETLSLATELQLPESLSAERKDKYVSQLLFRLGLVNCADSIVGDAKARGISGGEKKRLSLACELIASPSVIFADEPTTGLDAFQAEKVMETLRQLAEDGHTVICSIHQPRSSVYVKFDDIVLLSEGAVVYMGPAKDEPLTYFANFGYHCPDHVNPAEFLADLISIDYSSAESVHSSQRRIDDLVDAFSKSTPTIQCTSPIMQWEVSKVPAKLHRKSVVKKRGGWWRQFWLLLKRAWMQASRDGPTNKVRTRMSIASAIIFGSVFWRMGKSQTSIQDRMGLLQVAAINTAMAALTKTAGVFPKERAIVDRERAKGSYALGPYLLSKLLAEIPVGTAFPLMFGTILYPMARLHPTLSRFAKFCGIVTMESFAASAMGLTVGAMVPTTEAAMAVGPSLMTVFIVFGGYYVNAENTPVIFRWIPRVSLIRWAFQGLCINEFSGLQFDHQHSFDIQTGEQALDRLSFGNSRIRHTIIAQGRILMFWYWTTYLLLKKNKPKYQQLLSPEYQQQE, from the exons ATGGTGGGCATCGGCGGAAAAGGGTTGGGCCAGCTCCTGGCGGCGCTGGCTGCGGCGTTCTTCCTCCGGGCAATCACCGGCCCTGGCCCCGCCCtggcgccggaggaggaggagcagtCGGACGATGCCGGGAAGATCGCCGACGACGAGGAGGCTCCGGACTCCGCCAAGGTCTTTCCAGTCACCATCCAGTGGAGCGGCATCACCTGCTCCCTCTCCGACAAGCGAGGAAAAACG GTGAGGTTTCTGCTGACAAATGTGAGTGGGGAGGCCAAACCAGGAAGATTACTAGCAATCATGGGGCCATCGGGGTCAGGGAAGACCACATTGCTCAATGTGCTCGCTGGGCAGCTTGCAGCGTCCCCCAGGTTGCGTCTTACCGGGCATCTAGATGTCAATGGACGGCCAAGAACAACTGGAGGTTATAA GATTGCTTATGTGAGACAGGAGGACCTTTTTTTCTCGCAGCTGACAGTTCGGGAAACACTTTCACTTGCTACTGAGCTCCAGCTTCCCGAGTCATTGTCTGCAGAGAGGAAGGATAAGTATGTGAGCCAGCTCCTATTCCGATTGGGCTTG GTCAACTGTGCTGATTCTATTGTTGGCGATGCAAAAGCTCGTGGAATTAGTGGTGGTGAAAAGAAGCGTCTGTCACTTGCTTGTGAACTGATTGCTAGTCCATCTGTTATCTTTGCAGATGAACCTACAACTG GTCTGGATGCATTCCAGGCAGAGAAGGTTATGGAAACTCTTCGACAGCTTGCAGAAGATGGACATACTGTGATATGCTCCATACACCAGCCTAGAAGTTCGGTATATGTCAAATTTGATGACATTGTGTTGTTATCAGAGGGGGCAGTTGTTTACATGGGTCCTGCAAAAGATGAACCTTTGACATACTTCGCAAATTTTGG GTATCATTGTCCGGACCATGTGAACCCTGCTGAGTTCTTGGCTGATCTCATATCAATTGATTACAGCTCAGCTGAAAGTGTACATTCTTCCCAGAGAAGGATTGATGATCTTGTTGATGCATTCTCTAAAAGCACTCCAACTATTCAATGCACTAGTCCAATTATGCAATGGGAGGTCTCCAAAGTTCCAGCAAAGTTGCATAGGAAATCTGTAGTTAAGAAGCGAGGTGGTTGGTGGAGGCAGTTCTGGTTACTCCTTAAACGAGCATGGATGCAG GCTTCTCGTGATGGACCTACAAACAAAGTTAGGACAAGAATGTCTATTGCATCAGCAATCATATTTGGATCAGTCTTTTGGCGAATGGGTAAAAGTCAGACCTCAATACAAGATAGGATGGGACTTCTTCAG GTGGCCGCAATAAACACAGCAATGGCAGCCCTTACAAAGACGGCAGGTGTATTTCCAAAGGAACGTGCAATAGTAGACAGAGAGCGTGCTAAGGGTTCCTATGCACTGGGTCCGTACTTATTATCTAAATTGCTGGCTGAAATCCCTGTAGGAACAGCATTCCCATTAATGTTTGGGACAATTCTCTATCCCATGGCTCGTTTGCATCCTACTCTATCCAG atttgcaaaattttgtggCATTGTGACAATGGAGTCATTTGCTGCATCAGCAATGGGTCTTACTGTTGGGGCTATGGTTCCTACAACTGAAGCAGCAATGGCCGTGGGACCATCCCTTATGACTGTGTTCATCGTCTTTGGGGGCTATTATGTCAATGCTGAGAATACGCCTGTGATTTTTCGATGGATCCCTCGAGTCTCCCTCATAAGATG GGCTTTTCAGGGGCTCTGCATCAATGAATTTAGTGGACTCCAATTTGACCATCAACATTCATTTGATATACAAACTGGAGAACAG GCTCTGGACAGGCTTTCTTTTGGAAATAGCCGAATCAGGCATACGATAATTGCACAGGGCAGGATACTCATGTTTTGGTATTGGACCACTTACCTTCTCCTTAAGAAGAACAAACCAAAGTATCAGCAACTTCTATCTCCAGAATACCAGCAACAAGAATAA
- the LOC105041171 gene encoding uncharacterized protein isoform X2, with protein MADKPSRALVIYGDGHAPLLSPSHAHLNSFASRASCGFLSLRTPPPTESEDDRVVRELAQLLDAYDFYTARNGQHEEADAYANPKESSILTVSQRFNGLRAAIITACPNVRSFARELGFSVLKIDELIMQNDPFEKHPQELPEELTSKLLKLLGFAGGKVLEKSEFDLVILHIRTSEKSKDLKEKMVDGTGVDWLNMLIGGIMQATQPGLDIASRLHFSIILSYGTVSASQDSCSFILNSGTETNSSLSFLRPCQSYNMKGGKILDGIRRHHPMLIAQWQEGVTRRDMAMEFSFKEFKERGGNLAILADRFLHEVAFKLWKAPKYGA; from the exons ATGGCCGACAAGCCAAGCCGGGCGCTGGTGATATACGGGGACGGCCACgctcctctgctctctccctcTCATGCCCATCTCAATTCATTTGCCTCTCGGGCCTCCTGCGGCTTTCTTTCGCTACGGACTCCCCCTCCCACCG AGTCTGAAGATGACAGAGTGGTTAGAGAACTAGCACAGTTATTGGACGCATATGATTTCTATACAGCAAGG AATGGACAACATGAAGAAGCAGATGCTTATGCGAATCCGAAGGAATCTTCCATCCTGACAGTGTCACAGAG GTTTAATGGTTTGAGAGCTGCTATAATTACTGCTTGCCCAAATGTTAGATCTTTTGCTAGAGAGCTTGGTTTCAGTGTGTTGAAAATTGATGAGTTGATCATGCAAAATGATCCCTTTGAGAAACACCCTCAAGAACTTCCTGAAGAATTAACATCTAAGTTACTAAAGTTGCTAGGCTTTGCTGGAGGGAAAGTTCTTGAAAAAAGCGAGTTTGATCTCGTGATTTTGCACATCAGAACTAGTGAAAAGTCAAAAGATCTGAAAGAAAAGATGGTCGATGGCACTGGTGTTGATTGGCTCAACATGCTTATAGGTGGAATTATGCAAGCAACACAGCCTGGATTAGATATTGCTTCTCGTCTACACTTCTCGATCATATTGAGTTATGGAACTGTTTCTGCAAGCCAGGATAGTTGCTCCTTTATTTTGAACTCTGGAACAGAAACAAATTCCAGTCTATCTTTTCTTCGCCCTTGTCAAAGTTATAACATGAAAGGAGGAAAAATATTAGATGGCATCAG GCGTCACCATCCAATGCTAATTGCGCAATGGCAGGAGGGAGTAACCCGCAGGGATATGGCTATGGAATTCTCTTTTAAAGAATTTAAGGAG